In Patescibacteria group bacterium, the following proteins share a genomic window:
- a CDS encoding divergent PAP2 family protein: MYDVLLLPILAGLMAQFIKFFIRTNNYRLTWHNLFAYSGMPSMHTAIVSSLATIVALKEGLGSPIFAVSFVLAAFIIRDAFGLRQYLGAQGKVLNVLVNDLKEDDLLDRNYPRLLEKIGHTPAQVAAGAILGLSVSLLGFYFLSYV; the protein is encoded by the coding sequence ATGTACGATGTTTTACTGCTCCCGATTCTGGCCGGCCTTATGGCCCAATTTATCAAATTTTTTATCCGCACCAATAATTACCGGCTTACCTGGCACAACCTTTTTGCCTATTCGGGCATGCCTTCCATGCACACGGCCATCGTTTCTTCGCTAGCGACAATTGTCGCCTTGAAAGAAGGCCTTGGTTCGCCGATTTTTGCCGTCAGTTTCGTCCTGGCCGCTTTTATCATAAGAGACGCCTTCGGCCTCCGGCAGTATCTTGGCGCCCAGGGAAAAGTCCTAAACGTCCTGGTCAATGACTTAAAAGAAGACGATTTGCTTGACCGGAATTATCCCCGGCTTTTGGAAAAAATCGGACATACGCCGGCGCAAGTGGCGGCCGGAGCGATTTTAGGGTTAAGCGTAAGCCTCTTGGGATTTTATTTCCTTTCCTACGTTTAA
- the gpmI gene encoding 2,3-bisphosphoglycerate-independent phosphoglycerate mutase, which translates to MAKQNSRPKPVVLVVLDGWGVSQPYSGNAISQAKTENFNELIAHYPSATLMASGEAVGLPWGEAGNSEVGHLNLGLGRVVYQDLPRINKAINNNSFFENKALNEAIEHAKKNNSKLHLMGLLSNGGVHASIDHLTALLALAKEKKIDRVYIHAFLDGRDTAFNSGLAFIEELQKTIAEYGRGKIASLSGRFYAMDRDNHWDRVEKAYRAMALGKGKTAADPVKAIAESYDKKIYDEEFVPTVITDAEGKPEGKIEDHDAVIFFNFRPDRAREITKALTLPAFNKFSRPAINDLYFAGFTEYEKELPAGVAFSEEPVKNTLGEVISKAGLKQLRIAETEKYAHVTYFFNGGREEKGEGEDHVLVPSPRIDSYDLKPEMSAFALTKKVEEAIEGGAYDFILINYANADMVGHTGNLKAAEKAVLAVDKCLKSLTRAVLKSGGVMVITADHGNAESMFNMQTGTMEKEHSTNPVPFILVGKEFEGKTIGGQDTIGGDLTLMKPQGILSDVAPTIIKIMGLAKPKEMTGRSLI; encoded by the coding sequence ATGGCCAAACAAAATAGCCGGCCAAAGCCGGTAGTGCTTGTTGTTTTGGACGGCTGGGGAGTAAGCCAGCCATATTCAGGCAACGCCATCAGCCAGGCAAAAACTGAAAATTTTAACGAGCTTATCGCCCACTATCCTTCCGCGACTTTAATGGCGTCGGGCGAGGCGGTCGGGTTGCCTTGGGGCGAAGCGGGAAATTCGGAAGTCGGGCATCTTAATTTAGGCCTGGGGAGAGTTGTCTATCAGGACTTGCCGCGGATTAACAAAGCCATCAACAACAATAGTTTTTTCGAAAATAAAGCATTGAACGAAGCAATTGAACACGCGAAAAAAAATAATTCCAAACTCCATCTCATGGGGCTTTTGTCAAACGGCGGAGTCCATGCCTCAATCGACCACTTAACCGCTCTCCTGGCTTTAGCCAAAGAAAAAAAAATCGACCGGGTTTATATCCACGCCTTTTTGGACGGGCGCGATACGGCTTTTAATTCGGGCCTGGCTTTTATAGAGGAACTGCAAAAAACCATTGCCGAATACGGCCGGGGAAAAATCGCTTCGCTTTCCGGCCGGTTTTACGCCATGGACCGCGACAACCATTGGGACCGGGTCGAAAAAGCCTACCGGGCTATGGCTTTAGGGAAAGGAAAAACCGCCGCCGATCCGGTTAAAGCCATTGCCGAAAGCTATGATAAAAAAATTTACGACGAGGAATTCGTCCCGACGGTAATTACCGATGCCGAAGGAAAGCCGGAAGGAAAAATTGAAGACCATGACGCGGTCATATTTTTCAATTTCCGCCCGGATCGGGCCCGGGAAATTACCAAAGCCCTTACTTTGCCCGCTTTCAATAAATTCAGCCGGCCAGCGATAAATGATTTGTATTTCGCCGGCTTTACCGAATACGAAAAGGAACTGCCGGCCGGCGTGGCTTTTAGCGAAGAGCCGGTAAAGAACACTTTGGGCGAGGTGATTTCCAAGGCGGGCTTAAAACAGCTGCGGATCGCCGAGACGGAAAAATACGCCCACGTCACTTATTTTTTTAACGGCGGCCGCGAGGAAAAGGGAGAGGGTGAGGATCATGTATTAGTCCCTTCGCCGCGGATCGACTCTTATGATCTGAAGCCGGAAATGTCGGCTTTTGCGTTAACCAAAAAAGTTGAAGAAGCTATTGAGGGCGGCGCTTATGACTTTATTCTGATAAATTACGCCAATGCCGATATGGTCGGCCACACCGGCAACCTGAAAGCGGCGGAAAAAGCCGTCTTGGCCGTTGATAAGTGCCTAAAATCCCTTACCCGGGCGGTTTTGAAAAGCGGGGGAGTCATGGTAATTACCGCCGATCACGGCAATGCCGAATCGATGTTTAACATGCAAACCGGAACGATGGAAAAAGAGCATTCAACCAATCCGGTCCCTTTTATTTTAGTAGGAAAGGAATTTGAAGGGAAAACTATCGGCGGCCAGGATACGATAGGCGGCGACTTGACCTTAATGAAGCCGCAGGGAATTTTGTCCGATGTCGCCCCAACCATAATAAAAATAATGGGCTTGGCTAAGCCCAAAGAGATGACCGGAAGGTCTTTGATTTAG
- the gpmI gene encoding 2,3-bisphosphoglycerate-independent phosphoglycerate mutase: MINPEKPKNKNNPPMILVILDGWGINKPSRGNAITLAKTPVMTGLQKKYPYTLLKASGKAVGLPPQQAGNSEAGHLNLGAGRLVEQDAVAISKSINQGTFFKNPAFLEAIKNAKEKNSNLHLMGMLSNGMSAHSDPDHLLALITFCRLQKVKNVCLHLFTDGRDSPKYAGLKLIQDLRKCFKNGEVIATIIGRYYAMDRKKKWSNTEKAYNALVLGEGRKAESAEQAITESYNRGDSDEFIEPYVITDKGKPTPRIRDNDSIIFFNLRSDRARQLSKVFVQKHFCQMNAKCFIPKKAPKNLVFIAMTDFGPDLGNILSAFPSIDVKETLPMVLKNISQAYIAETEKYAHVTYFFNGGYSGKVNGEDQIMIPSPDVKSYDATPAMSSAALTELVLNNLKAGKYDFTVLNFAAPDMIGHTGNLKAGIECVSAVDGFLGKIVEAYLKVKGTVLVTADHGNVESMINLKTGEIDTEHSTSPAPFILVSDSHLKTRLKDNGILGDVAPTILQLLDIRKPAQMKGKSLII, encoded by the coding sequence ATGATAAATCCGGAAAAACCGAAAAACAAAAATAATCCGCCCATGATCTTGGTAATATTGGACGGCTGGGGAATTAATAAGCCTTCAAGAGGCAATGCCATCACCCTTGCCAAAACCCCGGTTATGACCGGCCTCCAAAAAAAATATCCATACACGCTTCTAAAAGCATCGGGAAAAGCGGTCGGTCTGCCGCCCCAGCAAGCGGGAAATTCAGAAGCCGGGCACTTAAATTTAGGCGCCGGGCGGCTTGTCGAGCAGGACGCGGTAGCCATTTCCAAAAGCATTAATCAGGGGACTTTCTTTAAAAACCCGGCATTTCTCGAAGCCATAAAAAATGCCAAGGAAAAAAATTCCAATCTGCATCTTATGGGCATGCTTTCAAACGGCATGAGCGCCCACAGCGATCCGGACCATCTTTTAGCCCTGATAACTTTCTGCCGGCTCCAAAAAGTAAAAAACGTCTGCCTTCACTTATTTACCGACGGCCGCGACTCTCCTAAATACGCCGGCCTGAAACTAATCCAGGATTTAAGGAAATGCTTCAAAAACGGCGAAGTAATCGCGACTATAATCGGCCGGTATTATGCCATGGACCGCAAGAAAAAATGGTCCAATACCGAAAAAGCTTATAACGCTTTGGTTTTAGGGGAAGGAAGGAAAGCCGAAAGCGCCGAACAAGCCATAACCGAAAGCTACAACCGCGGCGACTCGGATGAATTTATAGAACCCTATGTCATTACGGACAAGGGCAAGCCAACTCCCCGGATTAGAGACAATGACAGCATTATTTTTTTCAACCTGCGGTCTGACCGGGCGCGCCAGCTTTCAAAAGTTTTTGTCCAAAAGCATTTTTGCCAGATGAACGCGAAATGCTTTATCCCGAAAAAGGCGCCAAAAAATTTGGTTTTTATCGCCATGACCGATTTTGGCCCGGATTTGGGAAATATTCTTTCCGCTTTCCCAAGCATTGACGTAAAAGAGACCCTGCCGATGGTTTTAAAAAATATAAGCCAGGCCTATATCGCCGAGACGGAAAAATACGCCCACGTCACTTATTTTTTTAACGGCGGATATTCGGGCAAAGTGAACGGGGAAGACCAGATTATGATCCCTTCGCCGGACGTTAAATCCTATGACGCTACCCCGGCGATGAGCTCGGCGGCCCTTACCGAGCTGGTATTAAATAATCTCAAGGCTGGAAAATACGATTTTACGGTTCTGAATTTTGCCGCGCCAGACATGATCGGCCACACCGGAAACTTAAAAGCCGGGATCGAATGCGTAAGCGCGGTTGACGGCTTTCTCGGGAAGATTGTTGAAGCCTATTTAAAAGTTAAAGGAACGGTTTTGGTAACCGCGGACCACGGCAACGTAGAATCAATGATTAATTTAAAAACCGGAGAAATCGATACCGAGCACAGCACGAGCCCAGCGCCTTTTATTTTAGTGAGCGACAGCCATCTAAAAACCCGCTTGAAAGACAATGGAATCCTGGGAGACGTCGCGCCGACCATACTTCAATTATTGGATATAAGAAAACCGGCGCAAATGAAGGGAAAATCGCTAATAATATAA
- the eno gene encoding phosphopyruvate hydratase: protein MSRIKKIVAREILDSRGNPTVETEVVLDNGVTAKSSVPSGASVGKYEAFELRDNDRKRYGGMGVLKAIENVNDIIGPELIGMDAGVQEIIDKRMIDLDGTENKCRLGANAILSVSLAVCRAGAKSKGLPLFQYIQKHFNFSRPKLPIPCFNIFNGGRHADTNLDFQEFLVIPGQTKKSFREMVRMGAEIFHMLGKVLREAGFDTDVGAEGGYAPDMHSSIQAIELILAAGVRAGYNPGKDFGLGIDVGSSAIYNKKTGKYIFKLDQSNFTGATLTGLYYEWFRKYPLVYLEDGLSEDDFSGWKELNRELGREMMVVGDDLFATSIHRLRQGLKEKAANAIIIKPNQAGTLTETIDCIKLAQSHALKIIISHRSGETTDDFISDLAAAAGADYIKAGSLSRGERVAKYNRLMEIENKL, encoded by the coding sequence ATGAGTAGAATTAAAAAAATTGTTGCCCGGGAAATTTTAGATTCGCGGGGAAATCCGACCGTGGAAACCGAGGTCGTTTTAGATAATGGAGTCACGGCTAAGTCAAGCGTCCCGTCCGGCGCTTCAGTCGGCAAATACGAAGCTTTTGAATTGCGGGATAATGACCGGAAGCGCTACGGCGGAATGGGAGTTTTAAAAGCGATAGAGAATGTGAATGATATTATCGGCCCGGAACTTATCGGCATGGACGCCGGCGTCCAGGAAATAATCGACAAACGGATGATTGATTTGGACGGGACCGAAAATAAATGCCGGCTGGGCGCGAACGCCATCCTTTCGGTATCGCTTGCCGTCTGCCGCGCCGGTGCAAAATCAAAAGGACTTCCATTATTCCAGTATATCCAAAAGCATTTTAATTTTAGCCGGCCCAAATTGCCGATCCCCTGCTTTAATATTTTTAACGGCGGCCGGCACGCCGACACTAACCTGGATTTTCAGGAATTTTTAGTTATTCCCGGGCAAACAAAAAAAAGCTTCCGGGAAATGGTTCGGATGGGAGCGGAAATTTTCCATATGCTGGGCAAAGTTTTGCGCGAAGCCGGGTTTGATACCGACGTCGGAGCCGAGGGCGGATACGCGCCGGACATGCACTCTTCTATCCAGGCCATTGAATTGATTTTAGCCGCCGGAGTAAGGGCCGGCTATAACCCGGGAAAGGATTTTGGCCTTGGGATTGACGTCGGCTCTTCGGCCATCTACAACAAAAAAACCGGAAAATATATTTTTAAGCTGGACCAGTCAAATTTTACCGGCGCGACTTTGACCGGGCTTTATTATGAATGGTTTAGAAAATATCCGCTCGTCTATTTGGAAGACGGATTATCGGAAGACGACTTTTCCGGCTGGAAGGAATTGAACCGGGAGCTGGGGCGCGAGATGATGGTGGTTGGCGATGATTTATTCGCCACCAGCATCCACCGCCTAAGACAGGGCTTAAAAGAAAAAGCGGCCAACGCGATAATAATTAAGCCCAACCAGGCCGGCACCTTAACCGAAACTATTGATTGCATAAAATTGGCGCAAAGCCACGCCTTAAAAATTATCATATCTCACCGTTCGGGCGAAACGACCGATGATTTTATATCGGATCTGGCGGCCGCGGCCGGCGCTGATTATATCAAAGCCGGATCGCTCTCGCGCGGCGAAAGGGTTGCCAAATATAACCGGCTGATGGAAATCGAAAACAAACTATGA
- a CDS encoding prepilin-type N-terminal cleavage/methylation domain-containing protein: MRSKKSSGFTLIELLVVISIIGFLSTLAVVALKSARERARDARRKSDLTLIAKALHMYYENNGHYTVDNSGSNGNGQGWFSYDYDGVSGPYDSVAKELKDLGYVGSVIIDPSGNVSGYNSIGSAYMIRATVTGFTLWTSLENPSAIDTATQNTCYYSDYNNFKSDNPNPFPVNRRMNYCVSYQ, from the coding sequence ATGCGAAGCAAAAAAAGCTCGGGCTTTACCCTAATTGAATTATTGGTTGTTATATCCATAATCGGATTTCTTTCCACTCTGGCCGTAGTTGCCTTAAAAAGCGCCAGGGAAAGGGCTCGGGACGCGAGAAGAAAAAGCGATCTGACGCTTATTGCCAAAGCGCTTCATATGTATTATGAAAATAATGGCCATTACACGGTCGATAATAGCGGTAGCAACGGAAACGGACAAGGCTGGTTTAGTTATGACTATGACGGAGTAAGCGGCCCCTATGATTCAGTTGCCAAGGAACTAAAGGATTTAGGTTATGTCGGGAGTGTTATTATTGATCCGTCGGGGAATGTTTCTGGCTATAACAGTATCGGCAGTGCTTATATGATTAGAGCCACTGTTACAGGTTTTACCTTATGGACTTCCCTTGAAAACCCTTCGGCTATTGATACTGCCACTCAAAACACCTGCTACTATTCAGACTATAACAACTTTAAGTCCGATAATCCTAATCCGTTTCCCGTTAACCGGCGCATGAATTATTGCGTAAGCTATCAATAA
- a CDS encoding phosphoglycerate kinase yields MTIKSIQDVKNLSGRLVFLRSDLNVPVKKGKVLDDFKIAASLPTIEYLLKHNCRIIAASHLEPIGGEKNASLKGVAKRLGELLGGKVKFVPDCIGEKAEKEAEKLKPGEIILLENLRMHKGEKGNDPEFALALARLVLKSAGPKTKKVSSRPAGQASADGEPEARGIYVNDSFAVDHRNHASVSAIKKFLPAYAGLLVEKEIENLEKIVRPEKPATAIIGGAKISTKIALINSLLPKYESILIGGAMANNFFAAQGLEVGKSLVSAEDVELARKLIRQPAGKKIILPADVIVSAGKEKGEIRHCQIDKVKKNEYIFDIGPETIRAYAKIIKGAKTLMWNGPMGLFENPHFSQGSLSIARLVASRASGKAFAAVGGGETMEVLERSKMKEYIDWASSGGGAMLSYLGGERMPGLEGLTGK; encoded by the coding sequence ATGACAATCAAGTCAATTCAAGATGTTAAAAATTTAAGCGGCCGGCTGGTTTTTCTCCGGTCTGACCTGAATGTGCCGGTGAAAAAAGGCAAAGTGCTTGATGATTTTAAGATTGCGGCCAGCCTGCCAACCATAGAATATCTTCTCAAACATAACTGCCGGATAATAGCCGCAAGCCATCTGGAACCAATCGGCGGCGAAAAAAACGCGAGCCTTAAAGGAGTCGCGAAAAGGCTCGGTGAACTGCTCGGCGGGAAAGTAAAATTCGTACCGGATTGCATTGGCGAAAAAGCGGAAAAAGAAGCGGAAAAACTTAAACCCGGCGAAATAATCCTCCTTGAAAATTTAAGGATGCATAAAGGCGAGAAAGGGAATGATCCGGAATTCGCTCTGGCTCTCGCGCGGCTGGTTCTAAAATCGGCCGGCCCCAAAACAAAAAAAGTTTCTAGCCGGCCGGCGGGTCAAGCTTCCGCAGACGGCGAACCAGAGGCGCGCGGTATTTATGTTAATGATTCTTTTGCCGTAGATCACCGGAACCATGCTTCGGTAAGCGCCATAAAAAAATTCCTTCCCGCTTACGCCGGGCTTTTGGTTGAAAAAGAAATCGAAAATTTAGAAAAAATCGTCCGGCCGGAAAAACCGGCAACGGCCATAATCGGCGGCGCGAAAATTTCTACCAAAATCGCTTTGATAAACAGCCTATTGCCTAAATACGAATCAATTTTAATCGGCGGGGCCATGGCCAATAATTTTTTTGCCGCCCAAGGGCTGGAAGTGGGAAAGTCCCTGGTTAGCGCCGAAGACGTCGAGCTGGCCAGGAAACTAATCCGCCAGCCGGCCGGGAAAAAGATAATTTTGCCGGCCGACGTCATTGTTTCGGCCGGAAAGGAAAAAGGGGAAATTAGGCATTGCCAGATCGATAAAGTGAAAAAAAATGAATACATATTCGATATCGGCCCGGAAACGATAAGGGCTTACGCGAAAATTATCAAAGGGGCTAAAACCCTAATGTGGAACGGGCCGATGGGGCTTTTTGAAAACCCCCATTTTTCCCAAGGGAGCTTATCAATCGCCAGGCTGGTTGCCAGCCGGGCATCGGGAAAAGCTTTCGCGGCCGTAGGCGGCGGGGAAACCATGGAGGTCTTGGAAAGAAGCAAAATGAAAGAATACATCGACTGGGCCTCATCCGGCGGCGGGGCAATGCTTTCTTATCTGGGCGGGGAAAGAATGCCGGGCCTGGAGGGATTAACCGGGAAATAA
- a CDS encoding PDZ domain-containing protein, which translates to MYKKIIKNRFFQIGALALAFSVLGGIVSLAAAKNYFGSDYFYGPVDVSSSLNNGNVIIREPKNVIVQESVKINETAGSVSDSLAGIFKKSAKTKNGGELNKYYIISQEQAQGIVITSDGWILAKNFETAEKNVIENYQVVTRDKKVYDISQAVFDKLSGYAFLKIQANGLSAPSFSSVSAIYPGLTVLAVSWDGILSSGNVAEVKNPGGQIKSSDYNPREIVLNITPRDEFKGTFIFSMGGDLAGYINRDGRIEHINNFLPAIQSLLSVHAVKRLGLGVNYINLKDLVGYPEEKGALIVKSSDGTAVKKDSPAGAAGLAEGSLILSVNGLEIDKNNDLEAILGSYKIGDKIKVKVLDKGKTREVEVKLGEFK; encoded by the coding sequence ATGTATAAAAAAATCATAAAAAATAGATTTTTTCAAATCGGCGCGCTGGCCCTGGCCTTTAGCGTGCTGGGCGGAATAGTCTCTTTGGCCGCGGCCAAAAATTATTTTGGCTCGGATTATTTTTACGGGCCGGTTGACGTTTCTTCTTCATTAAATAACGGGAATGTGATAATCCGCGAGCCGAAAAACGTAATTGTCCAGGAAAGCGTAAAGATAAACGAAACCGCCGGATCGGTTTCTGACAGCCTGGCAGGCATATTTAAAAAAAGCGCCAAAACGAAAAACGGAGGGGAATTGAATAAATATTATATTATAAGCCAGGAACAGGCCCAGGGCATCGTCATAACGAGCGACGGGTGGATATTGGCCAAAAATTTCGAAACGGCTGAAAAAAATGTTATCGAAAATTACCAGGTCGTTACCCGCGATAAAAAAGTTTATGATATCAGCCAGGCGGTTTTCGACAAATTAAGCGGCTACGCGTTTTTAAAGATCCAGGCCAACGGGCTTTCAGCGCCGAGCTTTTCTTCGGTTTCCGCCATTTATCCCGGCCTGACGGTTTTAGCGGTAAGCTGGGACGGCATACTTTCTTCGGGAAACGTTGCCGAGGTCAAAAATCCGGGAGGGCAGATAAAATCAAGCGATTATAATCCCAGGGAAATTGTCCTAAACATAACCCCCAGGGATGAATTTAAAGGGACGTTTATTTTTTCCATGGGCGGGGATTTGGCCGGATATATTAACCGCGACGGCCGGATTGAGCATATAAATAATTTTCTTCCGGCGATCCAAAGCCTTTTATCCGTGCACGCGGTTAAGCGCCTCGGCCTGGGAGTTAATTATATCAATTTAAAAGACCTGGTCGGCTATCCGGAAGAAAAAGGCGCCCTTATAGTAAAAAGTTCGGACGGCACGGCGGTTAAAAAAGACAGCCCGGCCGGCGCCGCGGGATTGGCCGAGGGCAGCCTCATACTTTCCGTAAACGGACTGGAAATCGATAAAAATAACGACCTGGAAGCGATTTTAGGGAGTTATAAGATTGGCGATAAAATAAAAGTTAAGGTTTTAGATAAAGGAAAAACCCGGGAGGTGGAAGTAAAGCTGGGAGAATTTAAGTAA
- a CDS encoding PilT/PilU family type 4a pilus ATPase: protein MDISQYFKEAIEKKASDIHLVSGSIPALRLNGELLKLNHKPLDGEVLKKAIFSLLEPETIEKFEKKKELDLSKEILGARFRVNLHYQEGKIALSGRLVPKYVPKPEEIDFSEVLYKLTHLQDGLILVTGPSGNGKSTTLATMIDVINQERRSHIITIEDPIEYLFEEKQSIIEQREVGADTKSFASALKYALREDPNVIMVGELRDLETITACLTAAETGHLVLSTLHTSTAAETISRIIDVFPSHQQQEVLNMFSTVLRAIIAQQLLPKVGGGRTVCREILLNNQAVASLIRRNQIGQISNVIQTSHKEGMVTMNKAIDRLLDRGLITDEVAKNRKRNLETQAVYY from the coding sequence ATGGATATTTCGCAATATTTTAAGGAGGCGATCGAAAAAAAAGCCTCGGACATTCACTTGGTTTCCGGGAGCATTCCGGCCCTGCGCTTAAACGGCGAGTTATTGAAATTAAACCACAAGCCTTTAGACGGTGAAGTCCTGAAAAAGGCGATTTTTTCTTTGCTTGAGCCGGAAACGATTGAGAAATTTGAAAAGAAAAAGGAGCTTGATTTATCCAAGGAAATTCTCGGGGCGCGCTTCAGGGTTAATTTGCATTACCAGGAAGGCAAGATCGCCTTATCAGGAAGGCTGGTTCCAAAATACGTTCCCAAACCCGAAGAAATCGATTTTAGCGAAGTGCTTTATAAATTGACCCACTTGCAGGACGGCTTGATTCTCGTTACCGGCCCTTCAGGCAATGGAAAATCGACGACGCTCGCCACTATGATCGACGTAATTAACCAGGAAAGAAGATCGCACATCATTACTATTGAAGACCCGATCGAATATTTGTTTGAGGAAAAGCAAAGTATCATCGAACAGCGCGAGGTCGGAGCCGATACGAAAAGCTTCGCCTCGGCCTTGAAATACGCCTTGCGGGAAGATCCGAACGTTATCATGGTAGGCGAGTTGCGCGACTTGGAAACGATTACCGCCTGCCTTACGGCGGCGGAAACCGGACATCTAGTTTTGTCGACCCTGCACACCTCGACGGCGGCGGAAACAATCTCAAGAATTATCGACGTTTTCCCCTCCCACCAGCAGCAAGAAGTCCTTAACATGTTTTCAACCGTGCTTCGGGCGATTATCGCCCAGCAGCTTCTCCCTAAAGTCGGCGGCGGACGAACAGTCTGCCGGGAAATATTATTAAATAACCAGGCGGTGGCGAGCCTCATCCGCAGAAACCAAATCGGGCAGATTTCCAATGTTATCCAGACCAGCCACAAGGAAGGAATGGTAACTATGAACAAAGCCATTGACCGGCTCCTTGACCGGGGGCTGATTACCGATGAAGTCGCCAAAAACCGGAAAAGGAACCTTGAGACCCAAGCCGTGTACTACTAA
- a CDS encoding class I SAM-dependent methyltransferase, with the protein MSHKIFDQKKLWKGKWEAAALRAANGFAKRCFLYSKKNSRHKTLLDLGCGLGQDSVYFAKKGFRVTALDFSDACLSKIPKNIKNLKPVCMSLDNLNFKNNSFDIIYAHLSLHYFDGKTTAKIFGRLYAILKKNGLIFIKCKSTGDELCGKGKKIGANLYYRKKHLRHFFDKDYMESTLSRFKIIRIRKSSSVYKHYKSNYIEAIAKKI; encoded by the coding sequence ATGTCCCATAAGATATTTGACCAAAAAAAATTGTGGAAAGGGAAGTGGGAGGCGGCTGCGCTCAGGGCGGCCAACGGTTTTGCCAAGCGGTGTTTTTTATACTCAAAGAAAAACAGCCGGCATAAAACGCTTCTTGATTTGGGCTGCGGGCTGGGGCAGGATTCGGTTTATTTTGCCAAAAAAGGTTTTCGGGTTACGGCTTTGGATTTTTCCGACGCCTGCCTTTCAAAAATTCCCAAGAATATAAAGAATCTCAAACCGGTTTGCATGAGTCTTGATAATCTTAATTTCAAAAATAACTCCTTTGATATAATTTACGCCCACTTGAGCCTGCATTACTTTGACGGCAAAACCACGGCAAAAATATTCGGCCGGCTTTACGCCATATTAAAAAAGAACGGGTTGATTTTTATCAAATGCAAATCGACCGGCGACGAGCTCTGCGGTAAAGGAAAAAAGATCGGCGCTAATTTATATTACAGGAAAAAGCACCTGCGGCATTTTTTTGATAAGGATTATATGGAATCGACGCTGTCGAGATTCAAAATTATCAGAATAAGAAAAAGCTCTTCGGTCTATAAGCACTACAAATCTAATTATATAGAAGCCATCGCAAAAAAGATTTGA
- a CDS encoding alpha/beta hydrolase, producing MKNAIILHGTGDSPDKYWFPWLEKELEARGFEVWLPALPNAEYPNLKEWLPYILENGEINGGTILIGHSAGAQIILSVLEYINVKIKKAILVSGYAKALRKDVNASKDSEEFNWEKIKEKAGEFIFINSDNDPWGCDDKQGKIMQEHLGGRLIIRHDGHMGSTTYNQPYKEFPLLLELI from the coding sequence ATGAAAAATGCGATAATATTACATGGCACCGGAGATTCACCGGACAAATATTGGTTTCCTTGGCTCGAAAAAGAATTGGAAGCCCGGGGATTTGAAGTCTGGCTTCCGGCTTTACCAAATGCCGAATATCCGAATTTAAAAGAATGGCTGCCATATATCCTGGAGAACGGAGAAATAAACGGCGGAACTATTTTGATCGGCCATTCGGCCGGAGCGCAAATCATCTTGAGTGTTTTGGAATACATTAATGTTAAGATAAAAAAAGCCATTTTGGTGTCCGGCTATGCCAAGGCTTTGCGAAAGGATGTGAATGCCTCTAAAGATTCCGAAGAATTTAATTGGGAGAAGATAAAAGAAAAAGCCGGAGAATTTATATTTATTAATTCCGACAACGATCCTTGGGGATGCGATGATAAGCAGGGGAAGATTATGCAGGAACATCTTGGCGGGCGGCTTATTATCCGGCATGACGGGCACATGGGTTCGACTACCTATAATCAGCCGTATAAAGAGTTTCCTTTATTATTGGAACTTATCTAA
- a CDS encoding prephenate dehydratase domain-containing protein: MTNRKIVIGIQGESGSTNERAAKIFAEKHGWKNYEIKYLISTENVLKALDGGEVDFGTFAWESRAGLVDETQAAIKKYNYEKVGEEKLQLDHALLSVSEIDKNKTVNIYSHPQALKEHAAFLKKEFPKLNLVKEADTGLAAKNLSEGKYPNNSLAISSIVCAELYGLDTYLKDLPSNKGYFVVIYLVKK, from the coding sequence ATGACAAACAGAAAAATAGTAATCGGAATACAAGGTGAAAGCGGTAGTACCAATGAACGGGCGGCCAAAATTTTTGCCGAGAAGCATGGCTGGAAAAATTACGAAATCAAATATTTGATTTCAACAGAAAATGTCTTAAAAGCTTTGGATGGCGGGGAAGTCGACTTTGGGACTTTTGCCTGGGAATCCCGGGCCGGGCTGGTTGATGAAACGCAGGCGGCCATAAAAAAATATAATTATGAAAAAGTCGGCGAAGAAAAACTTCAACTGGACCATGCGCTTTTGTCAGTATCGGAAATTGACAAAAATAAGACCGTCAATATTTACTCCCATCCCCAGGCTTTAAAAGAGCATGCCGCCTTTTTAAAAAAAGAATTTCCTAAATTAAATTTGGTTAAAGAAGCCGATACCGGCCTGGCGGCAAAAAATTTAAGCGAAGGAAAATATCCGAATAATTCTTTGGCCATTTCTTCGATCGTCTGCGCCGAATTGTACGGGCTGGACACCTACTTAAAAGATCTTCCCAGTAATAAGGGTTATTTTGTAGTAATATATTTGGTTAAAAAATGA